The Desulfuromonas sp. genomic sequence GAATCAAGGCCTGGATGCTGGGAGGCATAATGCTTTGAAACCGCTTCAATTAGTTCGGTTCTGGAGCAAGCTGCGGTTGGAACGAGCAGTGTAGCGAGAAGGCAGAATATAATGAAAAAACGCATGGTCGATTCCCCCGATACTGTTAATGTCATTGCTTGTTGATCACGTTCATTATAACGCAGGTTTCCGGATGCGGAAAGGGGAAAGGATTTCCGACCGAACTCCGCATCTGTTAGAATCAATTTTAAAGGATCATTCCGGACAGGAATAAATGAAAACATTCGATGCGAAAAAATTCCCGACGGCGCCCGGTGTTTACCTGATGCAGGACAAGATCGGCAAAGTCCTTTATGTCGGCAAGGCGAAAAACCTCCGGAGTCGGCTGCGTTCCTATTTCTCCGGCAAAGGAGACGGGCGGGCCCATATCCGTTTTCTGATGGAGAAGACGGAGACGGTTGAAACGATTGTCACCGATACGGAGAAAGAAGCGCTGCTACTCGAGAATACCCTGATCAAGAAGCACCGTCCCCGGTACAATATCGATTTGCGCGATGACAAAACTTACGTTTCGGTTCGCCTCGATCCGCAGCAAGAGTTTCCGGCTCTGCAGATTGTGCGGCAGGTCAAAAAGGATGGCGCCCGTTATTTCGGACCCTACGCTTCGGCCAGTGCAATCCGTAATACCCTGAAGGATATCTACCGGATTTTTCCGCTGCGGCATCATCCGCTGTCGACCTGCCGGGCGCGCCGCCGACCATGTCTTTATTACCAGATTGGCCAGTGCAGCGGCCCATGTCACGGCCTGATTTCCGTGGAAGATTATCGTCGGCATGTCGACGGCGTTATTGCCCTGCTCGATGGCCGGGAAGGTGAGGTCAAGGCGCTGCTTGAGCAGAAGATGGTCAAGGCTTCGGCGGAATTGCGCTTCGAGGAGGCGGCTCGCCTGCGGGATCAGATGGTTGCACTGGAGAAGAGTGTTGAGCGGCAAAAGGTTTCGGAAGAGGGAGATCTTGATCAGGATGTCTTCGCTCTGCATCGTGAAGGTGGAGAAGTCGAGATCGCTGTTCTCTTTATCCGACGGGGAAAACTGACCGGCAAAAGGACCTTCGCGCTCGAGTGGCAACTTGACCAGGAGGCATTGCTGACCAACTTCCTGCAGCAGTTTTATGCCCGTGAAATTATTCTTCCAGACGAGATTCTCCTGCCGATCGCAGTTGATGACAGCCCGGTTATTGCCGAATGGTTGTCGGAAAGACGGGGCAAAAAAGTGTCG encodes the following:
- a CDS encoding excinuclease ABC subunit C; translated protein: MKTFDAKKFPTAPGVYLMQDKIGKVLYVGKAKNLRSRLRSYFSGKGDGRAHIRFLMEKTETVETIVTDTEKEALLLENTLIKKHRPRYNIDLRDDKTYVSVRLDPQQEFPALQIVRQVKKDGARYFGPYASASAIRNTLKDIYRIFPLRHHPLSTCRARRRPCLYYQIGQCSGPCHGLISVEDYRRHVDGVIALLDGREGEVKALLEQKMVKASAELRFEEAARLRDQMVALEKSVERQKVSEEGDLDQDVFALHREGGEVEIAVLFIRRGKLTGKRTFALEWQLDQEALLTNFLQQFYAREIILPDEILLPIAVDDSPVIAEWLSERRGKKVSLHVPQRGGKARLVSLAGRNASEAFRQRGSQKEARFKLLEEIRRQFHLQRFPHRIECFDISNIQGAQAVGSMAVLLDGEPATREYRHYLIRTVVGSDDFASLAEVLQRRLRRGVEDDNLPEMLLLDGGKGQLSSALSIIEELGVADQVDLVAIAKSRVKANVRGKMVEKTEERFFLPGRKNPVILRPGAPELFLLERLRNEAHRFAITHHRKLRKKATLKSSLDEIPGVGPGRRKKLLKYFGSLKKVKAASLEELRAMPGLPDKVAETIYHYFRAD